One stretch of Oceanimonas pelagia DNA includes these proteins:
- the flgG gene encoding flagellar basal-body rod protein FlgG: MNPALWISKTGLDAQQTNISVTSNNLANASTVGFKKGRAIFEDLLYQNIHQPGGRATADSNLPSGLMLGAGSKVVATQKTFTQGSVQTTDNALDVMIDGRGFFEVLLPDGTTGYTRNGQFALNEEGIIVTPGNGYPLLPEMQIPENAQSISVGTNGEVSVQLAGQADSQVIGQIIVTDFANPAGLQPKGENLYLATQSSGAPLQGIAGADGFGTLKQGMLETSNVNVTEELVNLIQAQRVYEMNSKVISAVDDMLAYVNQQL, translated from the coding sequence ATGAACCCCGCATTGTGGATCAGCAAAACCGGGCTCGATGCCCAGCAGACCAACATCTCGGTCACTTCCAACAACCTGGCCAACGCCAGTACCGTGGGCTTTAAAAAGGGCCGGGCCATTTTTGAAGACCTGCTCTACCAGAACATTCATCAGCCCGGCGGCCGTGCCACCGCCGACAGCAATCTGCCGTCCGGCCTGATGCTGGGCGCCGGCAGCAAGGTGGTGGCCACCCAGAAGACCTTTACTCAAGGGAGCGTGCAGACCACCGACAACGCCCTGGATGTAATGATCGACGGCCGCGGCTTTTTTGAGGTGCTGCTGCCCGATGGCACCACCGGCTATACCCGCAACGGCCAGTTCGCCCTCAACGAGGAAGGCATTATCGTCACCCCCGGCAACGGCTATCCGTTGCTGCCGGAAATGCAGATCCCGGAAAATGCCCAGAGTATCAGCGTGGGCACCAACGGTGAGGTATCGGTGCAACTGGCCGGCCAGGCCGACTCCCAGGTGATCGGTCAGATTATCGTGACCGACTTTGCCAACCCCGCCGGTCTGCAGCCCAAGGGGGAAAACCTCTACCTGGCCACCCAGTCCAGCGGTGCGCCGTTGCAGGGCATTGCCGGCGCCGACGGTTTTGGCACCCTCAAGCAGGGCATGCTGGAAACCTCCAACGTCAACGTGACCGAAGAGCTGGTCAACCTGATCCAGGCCCAGCGGGTGTATGAGATGAACTCCAAGGTGATCTCCGCCGTGGACGACATGCTGGCCTATGTGAACCAGCAACTGTAA
- the flgB gene encoding flagellar basal body rod protein FlgB encodes MTISFDKAFGIHQHALVARSERAELLAGNLANADTPGYKAKDMDFQAALSQAQGAQGFSLNRTNSRHFAVELAPPGAVQYRVPTQPDTGDGNTVDVQAERTSYMENALQYQASLEFLNSKISGLLKAIKGDSM; translated from the coding sequence GTGACGATTTCTTTCGACAAGGCGTTTGGCATTCACCAGCATGCGCTGGTGGCTCGTTCCGAACGGGCCGAGCTGCTGGCCGGCAACCTGGCCAATGCCGACACGCCGGGCTACAAGGCCAAAGACATGGACTTTCAGGCCGCCCTCAGCCAGGCCCAGGGCGCTCAGGGGTTTTCCCTCAACCGCACCAACAGCCGCCATTTTGCCGTTGAACTGGCGCCGCCCGGCGCTGTGCAGTACCGGGTGCCTACTCAGCCCGATACCGGCGACGGCAATACGGTAGACGTGCAGGCCGAGCGCACCAGTTACATGGAAAACGCCCTGCAATACCAGGCCTCGCTGGAGTTTCTCAACAGCAAGATTTCCGGCCTGCTGAAAGCGATCAAAGGAGACTCAATGTGA
- the flgC gene encoding flagellar basal body rod protein FlgC, translating to MSLFKVFDISGSAMSAQSVRLNTTASNLANADSVSSSIDQTYRARKPVFAADLDKALSHRQESVGVKIMGIVETDKPLQKEFNPDHPLADAEGFIYKPNVNVVEEMTDMLSASRNYQTNVQVADAAKQMLQQTLRLGKG from the coding sequence GTGAGCCTTTTTAAGGTATTCGATATTTCCGGCAGCGCCATGAGCGCCCAGTCGGTCCGCCTGAACACCACCGCCAGTAACCTGGCCAACGCCGACAGCGTGAGCTCCAGCATCGATCAGACCTACCGGGCTCGCAAGCCGGTGTTTGCCGCCGATCTCGACAAGGCACTGTCACATCGTCAGGAAAGTGTCGGCGTCAAAATCATGGGCATAGTGGAAACCGACAAGCCGCTGCAAAAGGAGTTCAATCCGGATCATCCCCTGGCCGACGCCGAGGGCTTTATCTACAAGCCCAATGTCAACGTGGTGGAAGAGATGACCGACATGTTGAGTGCCTCGCGTAACTACCAGACCAATGTGCAGGTGGCCGACGCCGCCAAGCAGATGCTGCAGCAGACCCTGCGGCTGGGCAAGGGGTGA
- a CDS encoding CheR family methyltransferase: MKNFTDEQYSAFCRFLESNTGIVLGDSKQYLVKSRLAPLMARFGIESMGQLLERSMQLRERELKTAVIDAMTTNETLWFRDSYPFVQLSERLFPELARPGKSLRIWSAACSSGQEPYSIAMTAQEYSARRPGSLPGLQILATDISATMLEQCKTGIYDSLSLARGLSPERRSRFFTPLDNGRMQLQASIRNMVSFRPYNLLDSYASLGKFDIIFCRNVLIYFSPENKSKILNQFAGALNPGGYLLLGASESLTGLSDRFDMIRCTPGIIYRLK, from the coding sequence ATGAAAAATTTCACCGACGAGCAGTACTCGGCGTTTTGCCGGTTTCTGGAAAGCAACACCGGCATCGTGCTGGGTGACAGCAAGCAGTATCTGGTAAAGAGTCGTCTGGCGCCTCTCATGGCGCGTTTTGGTATCGAGTCCATGGGGCAGTTGCTGGAGCGCTCCATGCAACTGCGCGAGCGGGAGCTGAAAACCGCGGTGATCGACGCCATGACCACCAACGAAACCCTGTGGTTTCGGGATAGCTACCCCTTTGTTCAGCTCAGCGAGCGGTTGTTTCCCGAGCTGGCCAGGCCCGGCAAGTCTTTGCGCATCTGGTCGGCGGCCTGCTCCTCGGGGCAGGAGCCTTACTCTATTGCCATGACCGCCCAGGAATATTCGGCCCGGCGGCCAGGCAGTTTGCCGGGGCTGCAAATTCTTGCCACCGATATTTCCGCCACCATGCTGGAGCAGTGCAAAACCGGCATTTACGACAGCCTGTCGCTGGCCCGCGGCCTGTCGCCGGAGCGGCGCAGCCGTTTTTTTACGCCGCTGGATAACGGCCGCATGCAGTTGCAGGCAAGCATCAGAAACATGGTCAGCTTTCGGCCCTACAACCTGCTTGACAGCTATGCCTCACTGGGCAAGTTCGACATTATTTTCTGCCGTAACGTGCTGATTTATTTCTCTCCCGAGAACAAGTCCAAGATCCTCAACCAGTTTGCCGGCGCACTTAACCCCGGTGGCTACCTGCTGCTGGGGGCGTCGGAATCCCTCACCGGTCTGTCGGATCGGTTTGACATGATCCGTTGTACTCCCGGCATCATCTACCGTCTCAAATAA
- a CDS encoding flagellar hook assembly protein FlgD — protein sequence MNISGYINGLRETEPVDLGTPKDQQLKQEDFFQLLTQQLAYQDPFKPADNADMISQMTAFSTSEGIASMTKQVESLNSVMTSSQALQASSLVGQRVLLPVNTGHWDGKAPVDGVIVTGSGVGNLTITVENEKGQTVRTLNLTGPHKGNVPFTWDGLNNNGEALTLGNYKFKVNGLVNGAGTELNALVFGKVSSVTLGSGTSPNLVNVVGMGGVPLDKVLEIAGGTSA from the coding sequence ATGAATATATCCGGATATATTAACGGACTGCGGGAAACCGAGCCGGTTGACCTGGGAACACCCAAGGATCAGCAGCTGAAACAGGAAGACTTCTTTCAGCTGCTGACTCAACAACTGGCTTATCAGGATCCGTTCAAGCCGGCGGACAACGCCGACATGATCAGTCAGATGACCGCCTTTTCTACCTCTGAAGGCATTGCTTCCATGACCAAGCAGGTAGAAAGTCTTAATTCGGTCATGACTTCCAGCCAGGCCTTGCAGGCGTCCAGTCTGGTGGGGCAGCGGGTGCTGTTGCCGGTCAATACCGGACACTGGGATGGCAAGGCACCGGTTGATGGGGTAATTGTAACGGGTTCCGGGGTCGGTAACCTGACCATTACCGTAGAAAATGAAAAGGGGCAGACGGTGCGTACGCTGAACCTGACAGGGCCACATAAAGGCAACGTTCCCTTTACCTGGGACGGGCTGAATAATAACGGTGAAGCACTTACGCTGGGAAATTACAAATTTAAGGTAAACGGACTGGTCAATGGCGCCGGTACCGAGCTGAATGCGTTGGTTTTTGGCAAGGTCAGCAGCGTAACCCTGGGCAGTGGCACCAGCCCCAACCTGGTTAATGTTGTAGGTATGGGCGGTGTGCCGCTTGACAAGGTTCTTGAAATAGCCGGCGGAACGTCTGCGTGA
- the flgH gene encoding flagellar basal body L-ring protein FlgH — MRLALILSAAALLAACTATPYTPKPDDPAYAPVMPGPGHEQLEPNGAIFQDNYANSLYSDIKAHRVGDIITVDLAESTRAQKRATTQQAKDGSLNINPLNIGGQAINVAGYPVTASMSSNNEFDGQANTNQSNSLQGSITVSVARVLPNGNLMVQGEKWLMLNTGEEYVRISGMIRPQDISADNRVESTRVANARIYYGGTGDFANTQSRGWLAKFFNSPWFPF, encoded by the coding sequence ATGCGACTCGCCCTGATCCTGAGCGCGGCCGCCCTGCTGGCGGCCTGCACCGCCACGCCCTATACCCCCAAGCCGGACGATCCGGCCTACGCGCCTGTCATGCCCGGCCCAGGGCACGAGCAGCTGGAGCCCAACGGCGCCATTTTTCAGGACAACTACGCCAACAGCCTGTATTCCGACATCAAGGCGCATCGTGTCGGAGACATCATTACCGTGGATCTGGCCGAGTCGACCCGGGCCCAGAAGCGGGCCACCACCCAGCAGGCCAAGGACGGCAGCCTGAACATCAATCCCCTCAACATAGGTGGTCAGGCCATCAATGTGGCCGGCTATCCGGTGACCGCCAGCATGTCGAGCAACAACGAGTTTGACGGCCAGGCTAACACCAACCAGAGCAACAGCCTGCAGGGCAGCATTACCGTGAGCGTGGCGCGGGTACTGCCCAACGGCAACCTCATGGTGCAGGGGGAGAAGTGGCTGATGCTCAACACCGGTGAGGAATATGTGCGCATCAGCGGCATGATCCGCCCCCAGGACATCAGTGCCGACAACCGGGTGGAGTCCACCCGGGTGGCCAACGCCCGCATCTACTACGGCGGCACCGGCGACTTCGCCAACACCCAGTCCCGCGGCTGGCTGGCCAAGTTCTTCAACAGTCCCTGGTTCCCCTTCTAG
- a CDS encoding flagellar hook-basal body complex protein produces the protein MSFNIALSGINAAQKDLDVTANNIANVNTYGFKESRAEFADVYSNSIFANARTQTGNGVQTAAVSQQFHEGASLYTNNPLDMRISGQGFFVVGDELNSSQYTLTRAGAFKLNNQNYVTNSQGQYLRVYNVDAQTGGVSNLGLGETTPLRIPQAAGAPEATRNITTSLNLDKGSKYLTASGTSAILAGTQVLPPSRQSSASVTLNDAPVFPLTINTGGVTLEVTAASYRPWQGESQPSRTTITLPEGTYSTLSQVESAINLALKNTAPQAGQVALATDANGKLQIASRTKGEGAYIDVSLPTELGSGANSQWIDNGTRDYSTNNLTFNISVDGTPNVAVTLDKNYQSNANGLDGMLKDIESKINSALAPYEKKVAVALDANGQLSITSQSQGSESSLSLSADTTGTPSPASLLAELGLANNSSVMGSDAVLDITDSKTYSNSTTITIYDSLGQPRQATMYLTKRSMPENSWNATLTVDGKPISVPGGGVDTTVTYPNPLDSSKRLDHQVEGFVVTFDNKGGNPTFSVDPLQTETLENAGIPADGADPSQQFTLAFDELTQYASPFEVLAMEQDGNTVGYLTSLDINEDGLVVASYSNASKEYLGRVAVARVPNEQGLRSVGGTGWIPTQESGEPVGGKPNEGPNGRILSATLEQSNTNLTSELVDLITAQRNFQANSRALEVNSTLQQTILQIR, from the coding sequence ATGTCGTTTAATATTGCTCTCAGTGGCATTAATGCTGCCCAGAAAGACCTGGATGTAACAGCCAATAATATCGCTAACGTCAATACCTACGGTTTCAAGGAATCCCGGGCCGAGTTTGCCGATGTTTATTCCAACTCGATTTTTGCCAATGCCAGAACCCAAACCGGTAATGGCGTGCAAACGGCAGCGGTGAGCCAGCAGTTTCATGAAGGTGCGTCGCTTTATACCAATAACCCCCTCGATATGCGTATCAGTGGCCAGGGTTTTTTTGTGGTGGGGGACGAACTCAACAGCAGCCAATACACATTAACCCGCGCGGGTGCTTTTAAACTTAATAATCAGAACTATGTGACCAACTCCCAAGGTCAGTATCTGCGGGTATATAACGTGGACGCACAGACCGGGGGAGTCAGTAACCTGGGGCTGGGAGAAACCACGCCGCTGCGGATTCCTCAGGCGGCAGGTGCGCCGGAAGCCACCCGTAACATTACCACCAGCCTGAACCTGGACAAGGGCAGCAAATACCTTACCGCGTCCGGTACCTCTGCCATTCTGGCCGGAACTCAGGTATTGCCGCCCAGCCGCCAGAGTTCAGCCAGTGTTACCCTGAATGATGCTCCCGTTTTTCCGCTTACCATTAATACCGGGGGAGTGACGTTAGAGGTAACCGCCGCCAGCTATCGTCCCTGGCAGGGAGAAAGTCAGCCTTCGAGAACCACCATCACCCTGCCGGAAGGCACCTATAGCACCCTGTCGCAGGTAGAAAGCGCCATCAACCTGGCGTTGAAAAACACCGCACCTCAGGCCGGGCAGGTGGCGTTAGCGACCGATGCCAATGGCAAGCTGCAGATTGCTTCACGAACCAAGGGAGAGGGAGCTTACATTGATGTGAGTTTGCCCACAGAGCTGGGCAGTGGGGCAAATAGCCAGTGGATCGATAATGGCACCAGGGATTACAGTACCAACAACCTGACCTTTAATATCAGCGTTGATGGCACGCCCAATGTGGCAGTAACTCTGGATAAGAATTACCAGAGTAATGCCAATGGTCTGGATGGCATGTTAAAAGATATTGAAAGCAAAATTAACAGTGCCCTTGCCCCTTACGAAAAAAAAGTGGCCGTGGCACTGGACGCCAACGGACAGCTTTCAATCACGTCCCAGAGTCAGGGCAGTGAATCCAGCCTGTCGTTGTCGGCGGACACTACCGGTACTCCCTCACCGGCCAGTTTGCTGGCTGAGCTCGGTCTGGCCAATAACAGCAGTGTTATGGGGAGTGATGCGGTACTCGACATTACCGATAGCAAGACCTACAGCAACAGTACCACCATCACCATTTACGACTCCCTGGGACAACCGCGTCAGGCCACCATGTATCTGACCAAGCGAAGCATGCCCGAAAACAGCTGGAATGCGACCCTGACCGTGGATGGCAAGCCCATCAGTGTGCCCGGTGGTGGTGTTGACACCACAGTGACTTATCCTAATCCGCTGGACTCCTCCAAGCGACTGGATCATCAGGTTGAAGGATTTGTGGTGACCTTTGATAACAAGGGAGGGAACCCTACCTTCAGTGTGGATCCGCTGCAGACAGAAACCCTGGAAAATGCCGGTATACCGGCTGACGGCGCCGATCCTTCCCAACAGTTTACGCTTGCGTTTGATGAGCTCACCCAATACGCCAGCCCCTTTGAAGTGCTGGCAATGGAGCAGGACGGCAACACGGTTGGTTACCTGACTTCCCTGGATATCAACGAAGACGGCCTGGTGGTGGCCAGTTACAGCAATGCCAGCAAGGAGTATCTGGGGCGTGTGGCGGTGGCCCGGGTGCCTAATGAACAAGGCCTGCGCTCGGTTGGTGGCACAGGCTGGATTCCTACTCAGGAGTCGGGCGAACCGGTTGGAGGAAAGCCCAATGAAGGTCCCAATGGCCGAATATTGTCGGCTACGCTGGAGCAGTCCAATACCAACCTGACCAGTGAGCTGGTGGACTTGATCACCGCTCAGCGCAACTTTCAGGCCAACTCCCGGGCGCTGGAAGTGAACAGCACCCTGCAGCAGACCATACTGCAAATCCGGTAG
- a CDS encoding flagellar basal body rod protein FlgF: MDHLLYIAMSGAKENMHSVALRANNLANANTTGFRADLEQARAMQAFGEGLPSRVFAMTERPGQNFAAGPIQTTGRELDVAVAGDGWLAVEAADGSEAYTRFGNLQVSVEGLLQTSTGLNVLDDGGNPIALPLPLEKLEINKDGTLFARLEGEPADGGAELQRIKTVLPAHDQIEKGADGLFRRKDGEAEPASAQVQLIAGALEGSNVNPISEMTHLIDLQRRFETQLKMMNHAEENDKAHAQLLRIG; this comes from the coding sequence ATGGATCACCTGCTTTATATCGCCATGTCGGGCGCCAAGGAAAACATGCACAGCGTGGCCCTGCGCGCCAACAACCTGGCCAACGCCAACACCACCGGCTTTCGTGCCGATCTGGAGCAGGCCCGGGCCATGCAGGCCTTTGGTGAAGGGCTGCCGTCCCGGGTGTTTGCCATGACCGAGCGCCCGGGGCAAAATTTTGCCGCCGGTCCCATTCAGACCACGGGTCGGGAACTTGACGTGGCCGTGGCCGGTGACGGCTGGCTGGCGGTGGAAGCGGCGGACGGCAGTGAGGCCTACACCCGTTTTGGCAACCTGCAGGTGTCGGTGGAAGGCCTGCTGCAGACCAGCACCGGGCTCAATGTGCTGGACGACGGCGGCAATCCCATTGCGCTGCCGCTGCCGCTGGAAAAACTGGAAATCAACAAGGACGGCACCCTCTTTGCCCGGCTGGAAGGCGAGCCCGCCGATGGCGGCGCCGAGCTGCAACGCATCAAGACGGTATTGCCGGCCCATGATCAGATCGAAAAGGGGGCGGATGGCCTGTTTCGCCGCAAGGACGGCGAAGCCGAGCCGGCCTCGGCCCAGGTGCAGCTGATTGCCGGCGCCCTGGAAGGCAGCAACGTCAATCCCATTAGTGAAATGACCCACCTTATCGACCTGCAACGGCGCTTTGAGACCCAGCTGAAGATGATGAATCACGCCGAAGAGAACGACAAGGCCCATGCCCAGTTGCTGCGCATCGGCTAA
- a CDS encoding chemotaxis protein CheV yields the protein MAGVLDSVNQRTQLVGQNRLELLLFRLNGRQRFGINVFKVKEVLQCPRLSSLPQRHPVIRGVANIRGQTISIIDLSKAMGGRPIEQTDNSFVIISEYNRSVQGFLVHSVERIINVNWESILPPPKGAGRFNYMTAVTEIDGELVEILDVEKILDEISPASTEVNADIIEQSLHQGGRHKPVLIADDSSVARRQVQKAVESLGLECIVTENGRQALNKLVELAGQGPIHDQLSLVISDVEMPEMDGYTLTAEIRNNPALKDLHVILHTSLSGVFNKALVEKVGADNFIAKFQPDELASAVNNAL from the coding sequence ATGGCGGGAGTACTTGACTCGGTAAACCAGAGAACCCAGCTGGTGGGCCAGAACCGGCTGGAATTGCTGCTGTTCAGGCTCAATGGCCGCCAAAGATTTGGCATCAACGTCTTCAAGGTCAAGGAAGTGCTGCAATGCCCCCGGCTGAGCAGCCTGCCCCAGCGTCATCCGGTGATTCGCGGCGTGGCCAATATTCGTGGCCAGACCATCTCCATTATCGATCTGAGCAAGGCCATGGGGGGCCGGCCCATCGAGCAGACCGACAACAGCTTTGTAATCATCTCCGAGTACAACCGTTCGGTGCAGGGCTTTCTGGTGCACTCGGTAGAGCGCATTATCAACGTGAACTGGGAGTCCATTCTGCCGCCGCCCAAGGGGGCCGGGCGTTTCAACTACATGACCGCCGTCACCGAAATTGACGGCGAGCTGGTGGAAATTCTCGACGTTGAAAAAATCCTCGATGAAATTTCCCCGGCCAGCACCGAAGTGAACGCGGACATCATCGAGCAGTCCCTGCATCAGGGAGGGCGGCACAAACCCGTGCTGATTGCCGACGACTCCTCGGTAGCCCGCCGTCAGGTGCAAAAGGCGGTGGAATCCCTGGGGCTGGAGTGCATTGTCACCGAAAATGGTCGCCAGGCCCTGAACAAGCTGGTGGAGCTGGCCGGGCAGGGCCCCATTCACGACCAGTTGTCGCTGGTGATTTCCGATGTGGAAATGCCGGAGATGGACGGCTATACCCTGACCGCCGAAATCCGCAATAATCCGGCACTGAAAGATCTGCACGTGATCCTGCACACTTCCCTGAGCGGCGTGTTTAACAAGGCCCTGGTTGAAAAGGTCGGGGCCGACAACTTTATTGCCAAGTTCCAGCCCGATGAGCTGGCCTCGGCCGTTAACAACGCGCTCTGA